TATTTGAGGGATAAAATTTTTCTGTTTCTGTCCTGTATTGCCAGTCATCATCCCCTATTTTCTACGATACAAGCATGGCAGAGTTGAGTGGACGAGACTTATTAAGTCTAGCGGACTTAAGTTCTCAAGAAATACAAGAATTGTTGCAGATGGCATCTCAATTGAAGTCTCGCCAGCTACAGTTGCGGTGTAATCGAGTGTTGGGTTTGTTGTTTTCTAAAGCTTCGACGCGCACCAGAGTTAGCTTTACTGTAGCAATGTATCAGTTGGGTGGACAGGTAATTGATTTAAACCCCAATGTTACCCAGGTGAGTCGGGGTGAACCTGTGCAGGATACCGCACGAGTATTAGATCGATATTTAGATATTTTAGCGATTCGGACTTTTGCCCAGGCAGAATTAGAAACCTTCGCCAATTATGCCGAAATCCCAGTCATTAATGCTTTGACTGATTTAGAGCATCCTTGCCAAATTCTAGCGGATTTATTGACTGTCAAAGAGTGTTTTGGTGATTTTTCCGGTTTGACTTTAACATATGTTGGGGATGGCAATAATGTAGCGAATTCCCTGATGTTGGGGTGTGCTTTAGTTGGAATGAATGTGAGAATTGCCACTCCCCCAGGTTATGAACCAAATCCGATAATGGTGGAAAAAGCGCGGAGTATTGCCCAAAATCAAGCTCAGGTAGTTGTGACTAATGACGCAGATGGGGCTACCGAGGGTTGTCATGTTTTATATACTGATGTGTGGGCAAGTATGGGGCAAGAATCCGAAGCAGATAATCGGATGCCAATTTTTCAACCCTATCAAATTAACGAAAAATTACTCACTATTGCCCATCCCCAAGCAATTGTTTTACACTGTTTACCAGCCCATCGAGGTGAAGAAATTACTGATGGTGTGATGGAAGGTTCTCAATCTCGGATTTGGGAACAGGCAGAAAATAGAATGCACGCTCAAAAAGCTTTACTCGCAAGTATTTTAGGTGCGCAGTAGCAGTTAGGGAAAAGAAGTTAGGGGAAAAAGTTAGAAAATATTTTCATTTTTTTCAATAAATTTTGCATTTTCCCTTTTCATAATGGGTGTTTTTGTAGTACTAATGTTCTTAGAACATATGTATTTGGCTGGCAATTTTATGGAGAGACTAACTGAAGCTCAAAGAGAATTGTATGAGTGGTTGGTGGAATATATTCGCATCCATCAACATTCTCCTTCAATTCGTCAAATGATGCAGGCGATGAATTTAAAGTCTCCTGCTCCGATTCAGAGTCGTTTGGAGCATTTACGCACCAAGGGATATATTGAATGGAATGAGGGGAAAGCACGGACGATTAGAATTTTACGGGGAAATAAGCAGGGTGTACCCATTTTAGGAGCGATCGCTGCTGGTGGTTTAATTGAACCCTATACTGATGCTGTTGAGCATCTAGATATGATGAACATGGCTTTACCATCACAAACCTATGCTTTGCGGGTGAGTGGTGACAGTATGATTGAGGATTCCATCGTTGATGGAGATTTAGTATTTCTACGACCAGTAGCAGAACCTAATCAACTGAAAAATGGCACAATTGTAGCTGCCAGGGTGGAAGGACATGGTACAACCTTAAAACGGTTTTATCGTAGTGGCGATCGCGTCACATTACAACCGGCTAATCCTAAATACACACCCATAGAAGTGAATGCAATTCAGGTACAGGTGCAGGGTTCCTTAGTTGCAGTATGGCGTAGTTATAACTGAATTGGGGGAATGGGGGAAAATCCCACACTCCCTAATTCCCTACCGGAAATTTTTCAACCCCCAACTCTAGGGTGATTTATGTACCTCACACGGGAGCAAGTTCAACAATTACCAACTTTCAAACTACGAGTACCCTTCGTTGGTGAAAGTCATGGTATTTATCACACTCAACCCCTTCCAGGATGTCCGAAAATTCCTGCATCTCTGCAATTACGGCAATACCAGCGTCAAGCAATTACCAACTGGTTTGCTAATCATGGTAGAGGAATGCTGAAAATGGCAACAGGAAGTGGTAAGACAATTACTGGATTGGCGATCGCTAGTGAACTATACAAACAAATTCAACTCCAAGTCTTACTTATAGTTTGTCCCTATCGTCATCTTGTCACCCAATGGGCAAGAGAATGTGAAAAGTTCAACTTGCAACCCGTCTTAGCATTTGAAAATATTCGCACTTGGCAAAGTCAATTAGCAACGCAACTATATAATATTCGTGCTGGTACTCAACCTTTTTTAACAATTATTACTACCAATTCTACCCTGATTACTCCAGGATTTCAATCACAAATTAAATATTTACCAGTCAAAACTTTGATTATTGGCGATGAAGCTCATAATTTAGGAACACCCAAATTAGAAGAAAGTTTGCCGCGAAATGTAGGTTTACGCTTGGGTTTATCTGCCACCCCTGAAAGATATTTTGATGAGATAGGAACCCAGTCTCTTTTTAACTATTTTGGTAAAGTTCTACAACCAGAGTTTACCTTGAAAGATGCTATTAATCAGGGTGCATTAGTCCATTATCTTTACTACCCAATATTAGTAGAATTAACAGAAGCTGAAAGCATCTCCTACGCCAAAATCACCCAAAAGATTGGACGTACTTTATTATATAGAGAAAAGACAGGAGATGATTCTGTCAATTTTTCCAACCTTGAAGATAATGAAGATATCAAACAGTTGTTAATGCAGCGAGCAAGGTTAATTGGTGCAGCAGAAAATAAGCTCCATGCATTGCGAAATATTATGCAAAATCGCCGTGATACTACCCATACTCTTTTCTATTGTAGTGATGGTTCCCAGGAAGATGCACAGCGTTCTAGTCTCCAGCAATTGCAAGCAGTCGCCAGAATTTTAGGTACAGAAATTGGTTATAAAATTAATACCTATACTGCTCATACATCCCTCACAGAAAGAGAAGCTATTCGTCGTCAATTTGAAAATGGAGAATTACAAGGTTTAGTTGCCATTCGTTGTCTGGATGAAGGTATGGATATTCCTGCGATTCAAACGGCAATTATCCTCGCAAGTTCAGGGAATCCTCGGCAATTCATTCAACGTCGTGGAAGAGTTTTACGCCCTCATCCAAATAAGGAAAGGGCAACGATTTTTGATATGATAGTTTTACCTCCAGATTTAGAAAGAAACACTCTAGAAGTAGAAAAAAACTTATTAAGAAAAGAGTTACGTCGATTTGTAGAGTTTGCAGATTTAGCAGATAACGCAGGGGAAGCAAGAATGCAATTACTAGATTTACAAAAAAGATACGGACTATTAGATATTTGATATTTTTAATAATTGGTATCTTAATCAATTAGTCAATACAATCAGATACAAAAATTAAGGTTGCCTCTGTGAAATTAGAGTTTAAAAACTTATAGTAACTATTAACTTAATACAATACATCAATAATGGTTTGGCAATCCTGAATTTCTGTAACTGATGAACTAATTTTGTCGCCCATTCCATTTATCAGAACTAGAGTATAGTTTCAAAAATGCTGCTTCTTCTTATCAAATATCTCTTTACAAAAATTATATATTTATTACACAATTTTTCATCATAATTTTCCGGAAAAGCAACAAAAGTAACAGTAATGATACCGATGGATAATTCATCCTAGAAAGGATTAAAATATTCAATAAAGATACTTTGATAAAAGTATGGAAAAACAAAATATTGATTATGTGCAAGAACCAATAGATACTGCACCATCAGAAGTACAACAAATCATTGAGCGAGTGTGTAAACTAGAAAAACAACGTCTCGATCGCAAGTTAAATAGTCATATCAATGATGATATTTTAAGTATTATCAAGGATGTGGTGCGATGAAATTAATTTCTCTGCGTTTGTGTAATTTTCGTTCCTTCTATGGAAAGACACCAGAAATATTTATTGCTCAAGGAAATACCCAAAATACTACTATTATTCATGGCAATAATGGAGCAGGTAAAACTAGCTTATTAAATGCTTTTACTTGGGTTCTGTATGAAAAATTTACTGCCGCATTTGCTTCCACAGAACAATTAGTAAATAAACGGGCGATCGCAGAAGCGGAAATCGGCAAAAGTATTGAGTGCTGGGTAGAAATTATTTGGGAGCATGAGGGGAGAAAATATCGTGTACGTCGAGAATCAAAGGTTTATAAAAATCATCAGACTATCGACAACGGTAAAACAGAATTAAAAATGTGGCTATTTAGAGATGATGGTACTCTCTCCTATGTTGATAAGCATTTAGAAGATATCATTAATCAAATTTTGCCCCATAGTTTACATCAATACTTTTTCTTTGATGGTGAACGTATTGAGCAAATTGTTCGTGTTGATAAAAAATCAGAGATTGCAGAAGCAACAAAAATTTTCCTAGGAGTGGAAGTTATCAATCGTGCAATTCGTCATCTCAATGATGCCAGAAAAACCTTAGATAATGAACTCAATACCATAGGAAGTGCAGAAACAAAACAGCTTATACAGCAGCAAAGTAAATTAGAAAAGCAGATAGAATTAATTTATCAAAGACAACAAGAAATTAAAGAAGAAATAGAATTTCAAAATCAAATAAAAAAAGAAACTAGTAATCACTTAAGAGATTTAAATAATGCCAAGGAATTACAGGAGAGGAGGCAATTTTTAGAAAAGCAAAAGAAAGATAATCAGGAAAATTTACGTCAAAGTCGTAATAGCGTCAAAAAAATAATTTCTACCCGTGCTTATACAGTACTTATTCCACAAACTACAAGTAAATTTCGGGACATCATCAATCATCTCAAGCAGCAGGGAGAATTAAGACATGGAATATCCCAGGAATTGATTCATGAATTATTAGATAATCATCGCTGTATCTGTGGTACAGAGCTATCTGAAGGTAGTCAAACACGGGAAAATATCGAAAAACTTTTACAAAAAGCCACATCATCCCTAGTGGAAGAAAAAGCTATCCGTATGACTGCAAAAGTTGATGAAATTGATAAACAAGCCATTAATTTTTGGGAGGCAGTAGATAGGGAACAAAGTCAAATTAATCAATTAAGAATAAACATCGCTGAGATTGAGCTAGAACTTGATAATATTCAAGAAAAGCTTCGCAAAGACCCCAGTGAAGAAATCCGCAACCTCCAGCAGCGTCTAGAGGCAATTGAAGAAAAAATTACAGAACTAACTTTAGAACAAGGAGGTAATCAACAGAAAATTTATCAGTATCAAACAGAATTAGAAGCTTTAATTAAACAAATTCATAAGCAAAAATTTAACGAATCTCGACAGCAATTAGCTCAACGTCGTATCCAAGCAACCCAAGAGGCGATCGCGCGTTTAATTGAAGTTAAAAATCGTCAGGAAGAACAGTTCCGTTTGCAACTAGAGCAACGTATTCAAGAAATATTTAGTCAAATAGCTTTTGCTCCCTATATTCCCAAAATTAGCGAAAAATATGAATTGACTTTAGTAGAAAATACCACAGGAATTGAATCACCAGTTGCTGCATCTACTGCGGAAAATCAAATTCTCAGTCTGTCTTTTATTGCTAGTATTATTGATAGAGTCAGAGAATGGAGCCAAAAGAAAAAAGTCTTGATGGTTCCTGATAGTAATACTTTTCCCATAGTTATGGATTCACCCTTCGGTAGTTTAGATGAACAGTATCGTCGTCAGATTGCCAAAGTCATGCCACAAATGGTGAACCAACTGATTATATTAGTCAACAAAACTCAATGGCGAGGAGAAGTCGAAACAGAAATTACTCACCGAATTGGTAAACAATATATTCTTACCTATTACTCTTCTAAACCTGATTGTGAGGTGGATGATATCGATATAGCAGGTGAAAGATACTATTTAGTCAGGCAAAGTCCTAATGAATTTGAATATACAGAAATCACACCAGTCAACCATGACTAAAAAATAGTTTTTCAGGAAAAATTGCCCCAATATATACAAAATTATTAAGTACTTACTATGGCTGACAGCGGTAGAATTAGAATAGCCAAGGATAAAGCCGAATTAGTTAAAGAACTAGCTTCTGATGATACCGATAAAGGAGTATTTCAAACCTTTGCAGAAGTAGTTGTTTTTGCTGCTGCTTTAGGAGTAAAACACCAACGTCAAGTTCCCCTCAGAGAAATATCGAAAAGAGAACCTGCACCTATTCGCCTAGATATTTTTGCAAGTAATGGATACGATTGGCTAATTAAAGTCTTAGGTGTTAATTATACTGGCAATATTCAAATACTTGCTCCCGATGAAGACCAAAATCAAGCTTACCAAATTTTTGAAGAGTACGCTAATGGGGGACTAGAAATACTTCAAGGAGAATTACACGGAGCAGTTGACTA
The Calothrix sp. 336/3 DNA segment above includes these coding regions:
- the argF gene encoding ornithine carbamoyltransferase produces the protein MAELSGRDLLSLADLSSQEIQELLQMASQLKSRQLQLRCNRVLGLLFSKASTRTRVSFTVAMYQLGGQVIDLNPNVTQVSRGEPVQDTARVLDRYLDILAIRTFAQAELETFANYAEIPVINALTDLEHPCQILADLLTVKECFGDFSGLTLTYVGDGNNVANSLMLGCALVGMNVRIATPPGYEPNPIMVEKARSIAQNQAQVVVTNDADGATEGCHVLYTDVWASMGQESEADNRMPIFQPYQINEKLLTIAHPQAIVLHCLPAHRGEEITDGVMEGSQSRIWEQAENRMHAQKALLASILGAQ
- the lexA gene encoding transcriptional repressor LexA; its protein translation is MERLTEAQRELYEWLVEYIRIHQHSPSIRQMMQAMNLKSPAPIQSRLEHLRTKGYIEWNEGKARTIRILRGNKQGVPILGAIAAGGLIEPYTDAVEHLDMMNMALPSQTYALRVSGDSMIEDSIVDGDLVFLRPVAEPNQLKNGTIVAARVEGHGTTLKRFYRSGDRVTLQPANPKYTPIEVNAIQVQVQGSLVAVWRSYN
- a CDS encoding DNA phosphorothioation system restriction enzyme; protein product: MYLTREQVQQLPTFKLRVPFVGESHGIYHTQPLPGCPKIPASLQLRQYQRQAITNWFANHGRGMLKMATGSGKTITGLAIASELYKQIQLQVLLIVCPYRHLVTQWARECEKFNLQPVLAFENIRTWQSQLATQLYNIRAGTQPFLTIITTNSTLITPGFQSQIKYLPVKTLIIGDEAHNLGTPKLEESLPRNVGLRLGLSATPERYFDEIGTQSLFNYFGKVLQPEFTLKDAINQGALVHYLYYPILVELTEAESISYAKITQKIGRTLLYREKTGDDSVNFSNLEDNEDIKQLLMQRARLIGAAENKLHALRNIMQNRRDTTHTLFYCSDGSQEDAQRSSLQQLQAVARILGTEIGYKINTYTAHTSLTEREAIRRQFENGELQGLVAIRCLDEGMDIPAIQTAIILASSGNPRQFIQRRGRVLRPHPNKERATIFDMIVLPPDLERNTLEVEKNLLRKELRRFVEFADLADNAGEARMQLLDLQKRYGLLDI
- a CDS encoding AAA family ATPase — its product is MKLISLRLCNFRSFYGKTPEIFIAQGNTQNTTIIHGNNGAGKTSLLNAFTWVLYEKFTAAFASTEQLVNKRAIAEAEIGKSIECWVEIIWEHEGRKYRVRRESKVYKNHQTIDNGKTELKMWLFRDDGTLSYVDKHLEDIINQILPHSLHQYFFFDGERIEQIVRVDKKSEIAEATKIFLGVEVINRAIRHLNDARKTLDNELNTIGSAETKQLIQQQSKLEKQIELIYQRQQEIKEEIEFQNQIKKETSNHLRDLNNAKELQERRQFLEKQKKDNQENLRQSRNSVKKIISTRAYTVLIPQTTSKFRDIINHLKQQGELRHGISQELIHELLDNHRCICGTELSEGSQTRENIEKLLQKATSSLVEEKAIRMTAKVDEIDKQAINFWEAVDREQSQINQLRINIAEIELELDNIQEKLRKDPSEEIRNLQQRLEAIEEKITELTLEQGGNQQKIYQYQTELEALIKQIHKQKFNESRQQLAQRRIQATQEAIARLIEVKNRQEEQFRLQLEQRIQEIFSQIAFAPYIPKISEKYELTLVENTTGIESPVAASTAENQILSLSFIASIIDRVREWSQKKKVLMVPDSNTFPIVMDSPFGSLDEQYRRQIAKVMPQMVNQLIILVNKTQWRGEVETEITHRIGKQYILTYYSSKPDCEVDDIDIAGERYYLVRQSPNEFEYTEITPVNHD
- a CDS encoding DNA phosphorothioation-associated protein 4 codes for the protein MADSGRIRIAKDKAELVKELASDDTDKGVFQTFAEVVVFAAALGVKHQRQVPLREISKREPAPIRLDIFASNGYDWLIKVLGVNYTGNIQILAPDEDQNQAYQIFEEYANGGLEILQGELHGAVDYSERILLLLNYERDNSTEENEEFDLSRFLT